The Trinickia acidisoli genome includes a window with the following:
- the ehuC gene encoding ectoine/hydroxyectoine ABC transporter permease subunit EhuC, with the protein MHDLDQLIPLLAKGAVVTVEIAACAIVLAVFMACLANVLRAAPWRVVRWLGNGYVEVFRGTSLLVQLFWFFFVLPLPPFNLALTPFTVAIVGLGLHYGAYGSEILRGALRSVPHGQYEAALALNMSPAMRMRRIILPQAMINALPPATNLMIELIKGTSLVSLITLSDLTFRARQLDEATLETAKIFALTLIIYFVLAQCLVALMRRVELRFSHGTARGTAR; encoded by the coding sequence ATGCATGATCTGGACCAATTGATTCCCCTGCTCGCGAAAGGCGCCGTCGTGACGGTCGAAATCGCCGCCTGCGCGATCGTGCTCGCCGTCTTCATGGCCTGCTTGGCCAACGTGCTGCGCGCCGCCCCATGGCGCGTCGTCCGCTGGCTCGGCAATGGGTACGTCGAGGTGTTCCGCGGCACGTCGCTGCTCGTGCAGCTCTTCTGGTTTTTCTTCGTTCTGCCGCTTCCGCCGTTCAATCTCGCGCTCACGCCGTTCACCGTCGCGATCGTCGGGCTCGGGCTGCACTACGGCGCGTACGGATCGGAGATCCTGCGTGGCGCACTGCGCTCCGTTCCGCATGGCCAGTACGAGGCAGCGCTCGCGCTCAACATGTCGCCGGCGATGCGCATGCGCCGGATCATCCTGCCCCAGGCGATGATCAATGCGCTGCCGCCCGCAACCAATCTCATGATCGAGCTCATCAAGGGCACGTCGCTCGTCTCGCTGATCACGCTGTCCGATCTGACGTTCCGTGCGCGGCAGCTCGATGAAGCAACGCTCGAGACCGCGAAAATTTTCGCACTGACGCTCATCATCTACTTCGTGCTGGCGCAATGCCTCGTTGCGCTGATGCGCCGCGTCGAGCTTCGCTTCAGCCACGGCACCGCCCGGGGGACTGCACGGTGA
- the ehuA gene encoding ectoine/hydroxyectoine ABC transporter ATP-binding protein EhuA yields the protein MKRDLHPAPDTATDPYGERPMVRFAGVTKRYGALTVLDGLDLNVAANEKVAIIGPSGSGKSTLLRVLMTLDPVSDGSIEVDGEPLTHMLRNGKLVPANDRHIRRVRSKIGMVFQSFNLFPHMSALQNTIEAPIHTLGMSRREAIERGRELLSMVGLAEKCDHYPSQLSGGQQQRVAIARALAMRPKVMLFDEVTSALDPELCGEVLNVIRRLGEEHDLTMLMVTHQMGFAKEFADRVCFFSQGKIIEQAPPAQFFSSPQHERTQQFLRAVREAM from the coding sequence ATGAAACGCGACCTTCATCCGGCGCCGGACACGGCCACCGACCCGTATGGCGAACGGCCGATGGTCCGCTTCGCCGGCGTCACCAAGCGTTACGGCGCGCTCACTGTGCTCGACGGTCTCGACCTTAACGTCGCCGCCAACGAGAAGGTGGCGATCATCGGACCAAGCGGCTCCGGCAAGTCGACGCTATTGCGCGTGCTCATGACGCTCGATCCCGTCTCGGACGGCTCGATCGAGGTGGACGGCGAACCGCTCACGCATATGCTGCGCAACGGCAAGCTCGTCCCGGCGAACGACCGCCATATACGCCGCGTGCGCAGCAAGATCGGCATGGTGTTCCAGAGCTTCAACCTGTTTCCGCACATGAGCGCACTGCAGAACACGATCGAGGCGCCGATCCATACGCTCGGCATGTCGCGACGCGAGGCCATCGAACGCGGGCGGGAACTGCTGTCCATGGTCGGACTAGCGGAAAAGTGCGACCACTACCCATCGCAATTGTCGGGCGGCCAGCAGCAACGCGTTGCGATCGCGCGTGCACTCGCGATGCGTCCCAAGGTCATGCTGTTCGATGAAGTCACGTCGGCACTCGACCCCGAGCTATGCGGCGAAGTACTGAACGTGATTCGGCGCCTCGGCGAGGAGCACGATTTGACGATGCTGATGGTGACGCATCAAATGGGATTCGCGAAAGAATTCGCCGATCGCGTCTGCTTCTTTTCGCAGGGCAAGATCATCGAACAGGCACCGCCTGCGCAGTTCTTCTCGTCACCGCAGCACGAGCGCACCCAGCAGTTTCTGCGAGCGGTGCGCGAGGCGATGTGA
- the pobA gene encoding 4-hydroxybenzoate 3-monooxygenase, producing MKTSVAIIGAGPSGLLLGQLLTLAGIDNVILERQTPEYVLRRIRAGVLEQGTVDLLREAQVGARMDREGLVHEGVELAFHGRRVRIDLKALTGGKTVMVYGQTEVTRDLMHAREQSGATSLYQVDQVELHDVDSETPSVTYTTDGKRHRIECDYIAGCDGFHGVARKTIPAHVLKAYERVYPFGWLGILSDTRPINHELIYAHHPDGFALCSQRSNTRSRYYLQVPLTEQVEAWSDDRFWQALERRLPDHLGDRLETGPSLEKSIAPLRSFVVEPMQYGRMFLVGDAAHIVPPTGAKGLNLAASDVNTLYRILCKVYREGRTDLLGRYSDAALSRVWKAERFSWFMTSLLHEFPDNDAFSRRMQETERDYFTTSEAGLKTIAENYVGLPYATIE from the coding sequence ATGAAAACATCGGTCGCCATCATAGGAGCGGGGCCGTCTGGCCTGCTGCTGGGACAGTTATTGACGCTCGCGGGCATCGACAACGTCATTCTCGAACGCCAGACCCCTGAATACGTGCTCAGGCGCATTCGTGCCGGCGTGCTCGAGCAGGGTACGGTCGACCTTCTACGCGAAGCCCAAGTGGGCGCGCGCATGGACCGCGAAGGACTCGTGCACGAAGGGGTGGAACTCGCCTTCCACGGCCGACGCGTGCGCATCGATCTCAAGGCGCTCACCGGCGGCAAAACGGTCATGGTCTACGGACAGACCGAAGTCACGCGCGACCTGATGCATGCGCGCGAGCAATCGGGGGCAACGAGCCTCTATCAAGTCGATCAGGTCGAACTTCATGACGTCGATAGCGAAACACCGAGCGTCACCTATACGACGGACGGGAAGCGCCACCGAATCGAATGCGATTACATCGCCGGCTGCGATGGGTTTCATGGCGTTGCGCGCAAGACCATTCCCGCCCATGTGCTGAAGGCCTACGAACGCGTCTATCCGTTCGGTTGGCTCGGCATACTGTCCGATACTCGCCCGATCAATCATGAATTGATCTACGCCCATCATCCCGACGGCTTCGCGCTGTGCAGCCAGCGCTCCAATACACGGAGCCGCTATTACCTCCAAGTTCCGCTAACCGAACAAGTCGAGGCATGGAGCGACGATCGCTTCTGGCAAGCGCTCGAGCGTCGCCTGCCCGATCATCTCGGCGATCGCCTCGAAACCGGGCCGTCGCTCGAGAAGAGCATCGCACCGCTGCGCAGCTTCGTTGTCGAACCCATGCAGTACGGGCGCATGTTCCTCGTGGGCGACGCCGCCCACATCGTTCCCCCCACCGGCGCGAAAGGACTCAACCTCGCGGCCAGCGACGTCAACACGCTCTATAGAATCCTATGCAAGGTGTATCGCGAAGGCCGGACCGATCTACTCGGGCGCTATTCGGACGCGGCGCTGAGCCGGGTCTGGAAGGCCGAACGCTTCTCGTGGTTCATGACGTCGCTGCTGCACGAGTTTCCGGATAACGATGCATTTAGCCGGCGTATGCAAGAAACGGAGCGAGACTATTTCACGACTTCCGAGGCGGGCCTAAAGACGATTGCGGAAAACTACGTGGGCCTGCCCTACGCAACCATCGAATGA
- the ehuD gene encoding ectoine/hydroxyectoine ABC transporter permease subunit EhuD, whose product MNTFFDIYYAVHILPALARASLYTIGITLVGFAIALVLGLALALLRRSPIASIARTVGFVVEFIRSTPLLIQVYVIFYVGPLYGLNVSALTAGTIGIAVHYACYVSEVYRAGLNCVARGQWEAACALSLSRRRTYVGVILPQAIRQVIPALGNYLVAMFKDTPVLSAITVVELMQQAKDIGSETFRYLEPITMTGAFFLVISLTFAAGVRHLERRVRLP is encoded by the coding sequence GTGAATACCTTCTTCGATATTTATTACGCCGTGCACATCCTGCCGGCGCTCGCTCGTGCCAGCCTCTATACGATCGGGATCACGCTGGTCGGCTTCGCGATCGCACTCGTGCTCGGGCTCGCGCTCGCTCTGCTGCGCCGCAGCCCGATCGCATCGATTGCGCGCACGGTCGGCTTCGTGGTCGAGTTCATCCGCAGCACGCCGCTCTTGATCCAGGTGTACGTGATCTTCTACGTCGGCCCGTTGTACGGCCTGAACGTCAGCGCCCTCACGGCCGGGACGATCGGCATCGCGGTGCACTACGCGTGCTACGTATCGGAGGTCTACCGCGCCGGCCTCAATTGCGTGGCGCGCGGGCAGTGGGAAGCGGCGTGCGCGCTGTCGCTGTCGCGCCGGCGCACGTACGTCGGCGTGATCTTGCCGCAGGCGATCAGGCAGGTCATCCCAGCGCTCGGCAACTATCTCGTCGCGATGTTCAAGGACACGCCGGTACTGTCCGCCATCACGGTGGTCGAGCTGATGCAGCAGGCAAAGGACATCGGCTCCGAAACGTTCCGGTACCTGGAGCCGATCACGATGACGGGCGCGTTCTTCCTCGTCATCAGCCTGACCTTCGCGGCCGGCGTGCGCCATCTCGAACGGCGCGTGCGTCTGCCCTGA
- a CDS encoding MmgE/PrpD family protein: MHNAAVHSAVSEALVMLALAPLPGEGQRAVEAARRALREAREARQAGEAADRLQTQKGAPGDLRVRAWTLGAQFATHAAPSLAMPVLAAALAAGERFGASDEEIAEAVAIGTEASTRVLAALDSDEYRARWNVVSSIGVLGATLAVARLVKLDGVRTQHALGVAAVQSAGLACNAGKAMEVIEIGKAAADAIESALIAKHGFTSAVASIDGRRGLAALMAYRFDAAQIVSQPGAGWMTAG; encoded by the coding sequence ATGCATAACGCCGCAGTTCATTCCGCCGTGTCCGAGGCATTGGTGATGCTCGCGCTCGCGCCGCTGCCGGGGGAAGGGCAGCGCGCCGTCGAGGCGGCGCGCCGCGCGTTGCGCGAGGCGCGTGAAGCGCGTCAAGCGGGAGAGGCCGCCGATCGGCTGCAAACGCAAAAGGGGGCCCCGGGCGATCTGCGCGTGCGCGCGTGGACGCTCGGCGCGCAGTTCGCCACGCACGCGGCGCCTTCGCTCGCGATGCCGGTGCTCGCCGCGGCGCTTGCCGCGGGCGAGCGCTTCGGCGCGTCCGACGAGGAGATCGCCGAGGCCGTCGCGATCGGCACCGAAGCATCGACACGCGTGCTTGCGGCGCTCGACAGCGATGAATATCGCGCGCGCTGGAACGTGGTTTCATCGATCGGCGTGTTAGGTGCGACGCTGGCCGTGGCTCGGCTGGTCAAGCTCGATGGCGTGCGGACGCAGCATGCGCTCGGTGTCGCGGCGGTGCAGTCGGCTGGGCTTGCGTGCAATGCCGGCAAGGCGATGGAGGTCATCGAAATCGGCAAAGCGGCTGCCGATGCGATCGAGTCGGCGCTGATCGCGAAGCATGGCTTCACGAGCGCGGTGGCTTCGATCGACGGTCGTCGCGGTCTCGCGGCGCTGATGGCGTACCGCTTCGACGCCGCGCAGATCGTCAGCCAGCCCGGTGCCGGGTGGATGACGGCGGGGTAA
- a CDS encoding GntR family transcriptional regulator, translating into MKHFEYRRESSILYPSDIYARTGPLRIHRLKPSPAEPMQGIRNSGEQPLYEIVRAGILERLRTGEWVAGDKIPTEPQLAEAFGVGIGTIRRAVEELVAERLLIRRAGRGTIVAKFADEHAFDQYFNFVDRDGQAVHVTAQLLRFRKERATPALASILKLERGARLVSAENLRLRDGMPVMLDHLWIPLDVFPSLSAETFAARHGSIYGFYQEHFGVSVVRVVEDLGGAIADEAVASALDVSVGTPVLRIERTAYTFKDKPVEYRVRFVESSQCVYRNTRGLQD; encoded by the coding sequence ATGAAGCACTTCGAATATCGCAGGGAATCATCAATCCTGTATCCTTCGGACATTTACGCGCGCACCGGCCCGCTGCGCATCCATCGACTCAAGCCCTCTCCCGCTGAACCCATGCAAGGAATTCGCAACTCAGGCGAACAGCCGCTCTACGAAATTGTCCGCGCAGGCATCCTCGAGCGGCTGCGCACAGGCGAATGGGTGGCCGGGGACAAAATCCCCACCGAGCCGCAGTTGGCCGAGGCGTTCGGGGTCGGCATCGGAACCATCAGGCGGGCGGTCGAGGAACTGGTGGCCGAGCGGCTGTTGATCCGGCGCGCGGGGCGCGGCACGATCGTCGCGAAATTCGCCGACGAACACGCATTCGATCAGTACTTCAACTTCGTCGATCGCGATGGCCAGGCTGTCCATGTCACCGCCCAACTGCTGCGCTTTCGCAAGGAGCGCGCAACGCCCGCGCTGGCGTCGATCCTGAAGCTCGAGCGCGGCGCGCGGCTCGTCAGCGCCGAGAATCTGCGCCTACGCGACGGCATGCCCGTGATGCTCGATCATCTGTGGATTCCGCTCGATGTTTTCCCAAGCCTCAGCGCCGAAACCTTCGCCGCGCGTCATGGCTCGATCTACGGCTTTTATCAGGAGCATTTCGGCGTCTCCGTCGTGCGCGTGGTAGAAGACTTGGGCGGCGCGATAGCCGACGAAGCGGTAGCGAGCGCGCTCGACGTGTCCGTGGGCACGCCCGTGCTGCGCATCGAGCGCACCGCCTACACGTTCAAGGACAAGCCCGTCGAGTACCGCGTGCGCTTCGTCGAATCGAGCCAGTGCGTCTATCGCAACACGCGCGGATTGCAGGACTAA
- the ehuR gene encoding MocR-like ectoine utilization transcription factor EhuR translates to MIQRTSKAWREAVDAVHGAESKYKRLVKAIAGEIESAVLVSGARLPPQRDVAAELGISVQTVTNAYKELERQGLIRCEVGRGSFVAGRMTERVSNYILDTAEREVVDFSIARMVHTSEHDEAWRKVCATLATVEDQPWIRAFRPIAGFEYHRQAGVAWLASLNMPAHADSLLVTNGAAHGIFLALASLVGPGDTVLCESLTDHGVIGSANVLGFTLKGLEIDEYGIRPEHFEEMCDGERVSALVCTPTLNNPTVSVMTDARRRAIARIAERYGVYVIEDDVYGALPEKTYTPIASLVPELAFYCTSMTKSVLTGLRTGYLAMPRRLALRCESVLRVSSWMATTAVAEVATRWIADGTARRLVELQRTRLAARHAVLSSILGKYLLGSHPNAVSAWLRVPDHWQADRVVRELRNRQIALTSPDPFLVHGTERPNAVRLCLGADVTENTFEAALGVIAEVFEQYPHVHDFI, encoded by the coding sequence ATGATCCAACGAACGAGCAAGGCCTGGCGCGAGGCCGTCGATGCGGTACATGGGGCCGAATCGAAGTACAAGCGTCTCGTCAAGGCGATCGCGGGCGAAATCGAGAGCGCGGTGCTGGTCTCGGGTGCCCGCTTGCCCCCGCAACGCGACGTCGCCGCCGAACTCGGCATCAGCGTGCAGACCGTCACGAATGCGTACAAGGAACTCGAGCGGCAGGGACTGATTCGCTGTGAGGTCGGGCGCGGCAGCTTCGTCGCCGGCCGCATGACGGAGCGCGTGTCCAACTACATCCTCGATACGGCCGAGCGGGAAGTCGTCGATTTTTCGATTGCGCGCATGGTTCACACGTCCGAGCACGACGAGGCGTGGCGCAAAGTTTGCGCCACGCTCGCCACCGTCGAGGACCAACCGTGGATACGCGCGTTTCGGCCGATTGCGGGGTTCGAATACCACCGGCAAGCGGGCGTTGCCTGGCTCGCGTCGCTCAACATGCCGGCGCACGCCGATTCGCTGCTCGTCACCAATGGCGCCGCGCACGGCATCTTTCTCGCACTGGCCTCGCTGGTCGGACCGGGCGACACCGTGCTTTGCGAAAGCCTCACCGATCACGGCGTGATCGGCTCCGCGAACGTGCTCGGCTTCACGCTGAAAGGGCTCGAGATCGATGAGTACGGGATTCGGCCCGAGCATTTCGAGGAGATGTGCGACGGCGAGCGTGTCTCCGCGCTCGTCTGCACCCCGACGCTGAATAACCCAACCGTGTCGGTGATGACCGATGCACGGCGGCGCGCGATCGCCCGTATCGCCGAGCGCTACGGTGTTTACGTGATCGAAGACGACGTTTATGGCGCGCTGCCGGAGAAAACGTACACGCCGATCGCGAGCCTCGTTCCGGAACTCGCGTTCTACTGCACGAGCATGACGAAATCCGTGTTGACCGGCCTGCGTACGGGCTATCTCGCGATGCCGAGACGTCTTGCACTGCGTTGCGAGAGCGTGCTGCGCGTCAGTTCTTGGATGGCGACGACCGCCGTTGCCGAGGTAGCGACGAGATGGATTGCGGACGGCACCGCCCGGCGCCTCGTCGAGTTGCAGCGCACGCGGCTGGCGGCGCGTCATGCGGTGCTTTCGTCGATTCTGGGCAAGTACTTGCTGGGAAGTCATCCGAACGCGGTGTCCGCATGGCTGCGCGTGCCCGATCATTGGCAAGCCGACCGCGTCGTGCGCGAACTGCGCAATCGCCAGATTGCGCTAACGTCGCCGGACCCCTTTCTCGTGCACGGCACCGAGCGGCCGAATGCGGTGCGCCTTTGTCTCGGCGCCGACGTGACGGAAAACACGTTCGAAGCGGCGCTCGGCGTGATCGCCGAGGTCTTCGAGCAATATCCGCACGTTCACGATTTCATTTGA
- a CDS encoding cyclodeaminase, translating to MPDITILGEAQLRSLVPLDLDAVGQIERAFLSLATEPVVMPPVLNLALHGRHGEVDVKTAYIPRFDSFAIKVSPGFFGNAALGLPSLNGLMLVLSAHTGLTEAVLLDNGYLTAVRTAAAGAVAARWLARPDARRVAIIGAGEQARLQLQALMLVRRVEHVAVWARDAERAAIYAADVEQRFDVRCSVASSVPEALDQADIAVTTTPSRVPLIHAHDLHRGLHITAMGSDADYKTELEPSVFDAVRYVCDRLQQVRTSGELAHAIRAGVLPADATFPELGEIIAGRAQGRTGPDDITACDLTGTGAQDTAIAVLALERARAAGAGMIFHNDMTR from the coding sequence ATGCCTGACATCACGATCCTCGGCGAAGCGCAGCTACGCTCGCTCGTTCCGCTCGACCTCGACGCCGTCGGACAGATCGAGCGTGCATTTCTCTCGCTCGCGACCGAGCCTGTCGTGATGCCGCCGGTACTCAACCTCGCGCTGCATGGGCGGCACGGCGAGGTCGACGTCAAGACGGCGTATATACCGCGCTTCGACAGTTTTGCCATCAAGGTGAGCCCCGGGTTTTTCGGCAATGCGGCACTCGGGTTGCCGAGTCTGAACGGCCTGATGCTCGTCCTGTCCGCGCACACTGGGCTCACGGAAGCGGTGTTGCTCGACAACGGTTACTTGACTGCCGTACGCACGGCGGCGGCGGGGGCTGTCGCCGCGCGCTGGCTCGCACGTCCCGATGCGCGTCGCGTGGCGATCATCGGCGCGGGCGAACAGGCCCGCTTGCAATTGCAGGCACTGATGCTCGTTCGCCGCGTAGAACACGTGGCGGTGTGGGCACGCGATGCCGAACGGGCGGCTATCTATGCGGCCGACGTCGAGCAGCGATTCGACGTTCGTTGCTCGGTGGCCAGCTCCGTACCCGAGGCGCTCGACCAAGCGGACATCGCCGTCACGACGACACCGAGCCGGGTCCCGCTCATTCACGCGCATGACCTTCACCGCGGACTGCACATCACCGCGATGGGCTCGGACGCCGATTACAAGACCGAGCTCGAGCCATCTGTGTTCGATGCGGTCCGTTACGTCTGCGATCGCTTGCAGCAAGTGCGCACGAGCGGAGAACTCGCGCATGCGATTCGGGCCGGCGTGCTGCCGGCCGACGCGACGTTTCCCGAGCTCGGCGAGATCATCGCCGGCCGGGCGCAAGGCAGAACGGGTCCCGACGACATCACCGCCTGCGACCTCACGGGTACCGGCGCCCAGGATACGGCGATCGCCGTGCTCGCACTCGAGCGTGCGCGCGCGGCGGGCGCGGGGATGATTTTCCACAACGACATGACACGCTGA
- a CDS encoding helix-turn-helix domain-containing protein produces MKRAAAGREHGVPVFKLYGERTAWPTPDLLHCESIPERSHLHDWEISLHRHMDLGQLLYVQGGRAILDVEGEIREIEEPSIQVVPPMSVHGFRFSHDIAGYVVTLAMPLFDWLQDSLADAAPSLLQAGCYPVGEDKAWVDLLCERINHEYAVPAPGRDFLLRSLIGALASWVGRRQLERRAKQWRPERGQLHVAAFSRLVEQHYREHWAVVEYAQALAITSAQLNNVSRRFLGQSALEHLHQRLLLEAKRNLVYTTMTVAQISDLLGFSEVAYFSRFFRRLEGVSPREFRQRQSHYARDAV; encoded by the coding sequence ATGAAGCGTGCCGCTGCCGGGCGAGAGCATGGCGTGCCTGTGTTCAAGCTCTACGGAGAACGCACCGCGTGGCCCACGCCGGACCTTCTTCACTGCGAGTCGATTCCAGAGCGCAGCCATCTGCATGACTGGGAAATCTCATTGCATCGCCATATGGACCTGGGCCAGTTGCTCTACGTCCAAGGGGGGCGCGCCATCCTCGATGTCGAAGGTGAGATTCGTGAGATCGAGGAGCCGTCGATCCAAGTCGTTCCGCCGATGAGCGTGCATGGATTTCGCTTCAGCCACGACATCGCCGGCTACGTGGTGACGCTGGCCATGCCGCTGTTCGACTGGTTGCAGGACAGTCTCGCCGATGCCGCGCCTTCGCTGCTGCAGGCGGGGTGCTATCCGGTTGGCGAGGACAAGGCGTGGGTCGATCTTCTGTGTGAACGCATCAACCACGAATATGCGGTTCCGGCGCCGGGCCGCGATTTTCTGCTGCGCTCGCTGATCGGCGCGTTGGCAAGCTGGGTCGGGCGCCGGCAGCTCGAGCGGCGTGCAAAGCAATGGCGCCCGGAGCGCGGGCAATTACATGTGGCGGCGTTCAGCCGGCTCGTCGAGCAGCACTATCGCGAGCACTGGGCCGTGGTCGAGTATGCCCAAGCGCTTGCGATTACGAGTGCGCAACTCAACAACGTGAGCCGCCGCTTCCTCGGGCAGAGTGCGCTCGAGCACCTGCACCAACGGCTGTTGCTCGAGGCAAAGCGCAACCTCGTGTATACGACGATGACGGTTGCGCAGATCTCCGATTTGCTTGGATTTTCCGAAGTCGCGTATTTCTCGCGTTTCTTCCGCCGCCTCGAAGGCGTGAGCCCGCGCGAATTCAGGCAGCGGCAGTCGCATTACGCGCGCGACGCCGTTTGA
- the eutB gene encoding hydroxyectoine utilization dehydratase EutB — translation MSILSLADVFRARLRLAGRVARTPLVESASLSQRVGVPVYLKLEIVQPTGSFKVRGATNTLAEMAAEGVTKVVTASTGNHGRAIAYAAHALGIEAVVCMSSLVPRNKVDAVAALGAGVVIAGCSQDEAQVEAQRLAEDEGYAFVPPFDDLRVIAGQATIGLEILEELPDVATLVVPLSGGGLFSGIAFAAKAIRPALCAIGVSMARGAAMHASLAAGKPVVVEEVATLADSLGGGIGLDNRYTFAMTHDLADDIVLLDERSIARGIVHTYEAERLVVEGAAAVGIAALLDERIPARNGPIAVVVSGANIDIDAHRRIVLENADA, via the coding sequence ATGTCCATTCTGTCTCTTGCGGATGTCTTTCGAGCGCGGCTGCGCCTGGCAGGGCGCGTGGCGCGCACGCCCCTCGTCGAATCGGCATCGCTGTCGCAGCGCGTTGGCGTGCCCGTCTATTTGAAGCTCGAGATCGTCCAGCCCACCGGCAGCTTCAAGGTGCGCGGCGCGACGAACACGCTTGCCGAGATGGCCGCCGAGGGCGTGACGAAAGTCGTCACCGCGTCGACGGGCAATCACGGGCGCGCGATCGCTTATGCCGCGCACGCGCTCGGCATCGAGGCTGTCGTTTGCATGTCCTCGCTGGTGCCGAGGAACAAGGTCGACGCCGTTGCCGCGCTCGGCGCGGGCGTCGTGATCGCGGGCTGCAGCCAGGATGAGGCACAGGTCGAGGCGCAACGACTGGCCGAAGACGAGGGATATGCGTTCGTGCCGCCGTTCGATGACCTACGCGTGATCGCCGGCCAAGCAACCATCGGTCTCGAGATTCTGGAAGAACTTCCTGATGTCGCGACGCTCGTCGTACCGCTCTCGGGCGGGGGACTCTTCAGCGGCATCGCGTTTGCGGCCAAGGCCATCCGTCCGGCACTCTGCGCGATCGGCGTGTCGATGGCGCGCGGTGCCGCGATGCACGCAAGTCTTGCGGCCGGCAAACCGGTCGTCGTCGAAGAGGTCGCGACGCTCGCCGATTCGCTCGGCGGCGGTATCGGGCTCGACAACCGCTACACGTTCGCAATGACGCACGACCTGGCCGACGACATCGTGCTGCTCGACGAGCGCTCGATCGCACGCGGCATCGTGCATACCTATGAGGCGGAACGTCTCGTTGTCGAAGGGGCCGCGGCCGTGGGCATCGCGGCGCTGCTCGACGAGCGCATCCCTGCGCGGAACGGGCCGATTGCCGTCGTGGTGAGCGGCGCCAATATCGATATCGATGCGCATCGTCGCATCGTCTTGGAGAACGCAGATGCCTGA
- the ehuB gene encoding ectoine/hydroxyectoine ABC transporter substrate-binding protein EhuB, with amino-acid sequence MKLNRLTGTFGVLCAIVGLIGLTSAAHAETTLQRIQRTGVVRIGYANEKPFAYTQPDGTVTGESPEIAKKIFAKLGVKKVDAVLTEWGSLIPGLQAGRFDVIAAGMYITPQRCTQVAFADPQYQIGDTLLTPPGNPKHLVSYADVAKQPDLKLAVMAGTVELGYARAAGIKDGQILQVPDTTAQLQAVRSHRADAAIGTALTMKDLAAKMPGQVAVVDKFVDDPKHMGYGALAFRKSDTDLRDAVDKQLHAWLGTPDHLKTVAPFGFDKSNLTDKTAAELCRQ; translated from the coding sequence ATGAAACTGAACAGACTGACTGGCACATTCGGTGTGCTGTGCGCAATCGTCGGGCTAATCGGCCTGACGTCGGCCGCTCACGCGGAAACCACACTGCAGCGTATCCAGCGCACGGGCGTCGTGCGCATCGGCTACGCCAACGAGAAGCCATTCGCGTACACGCAGCCCGACGGAACCGTGACGGGCGAGTCGCCCGAAATCGCGAAGAAGATCTTTGCAAAGCTCGGCGTGAAGAAGGTCGACGCCGTGCTGACCGAATGGGGTTCGCTCATTCCGGGCTTGCAGGCGGGCCGCTTCGACGTGATTGCCGCGGGCATGTACATTACGCCGCAGCGCTGCACGCAGGTCGCGTTTGCCGATCCGCAATACCAAATCGGCGACACGCTGCTGACGCCGCCCGGCAACCCGAAACACCTCGTCAGCTATGCCGACGTCGCCAAGCAACCCGACCTGAAGCTCGCGGTCATGGCCGGCACCGTCGAACTCGGCTATGCACGCGCAGCAGGCATCAAGGATGGACAGATCCTTCAGGTTCCCGATACCACCGCGCAGCTTCAGGCCGTGCGCTCTCACCGGGCGGACGCGGCGATCGGCACGGCGCTGACGATGAAGGATCTCGCGGCGAAAATGCCGGGACAGGTGGCCGTCGTCGACAAGTTCGTCGACGATCCGAAGCATATGGGCTACGGGGCGCTCGCCTTTCGCAAGAGCGACACCGACCTGCGCGACGCCGTCGACAAGCAGTTGCACGCTTGGCTCGGTACGCCGGATCATTTGAAAACGGTTGCCCCGTTCGGCTTCGACAAGTCCAATCTGACCGACAAGACCGCGGCCGAGCTCTGCCGCCAGTAA